GTGCAGGTTGCTCTCGCAGCACCAAAGCCACCGAACGCCGCGTTGCCGGTGGCACTGAAGCCACGGCCGAAATTGCCGCCGTTCAGCACGGCCCGCAGGCGGTTGAGCGAATAGATGCCCGTCTGCACGGCGTAGGTCGACGAAATGCCGTGGCTGACGAAGGCTTCCCAGTTGAACGTGGTGCTGGGGATGGAGCCCTCGAGGCCGGCCGTGAGATTGTAGGTGGTGACGTCCGTCGTCGTTTCGCGATTGTCAGGCAGCAGGGCCTGGATCTGGAACGGCGCGGTCGGATCGGGCCGGCTGTTCAGCAGGGTGACCAGTTCGCTGGGCAACTCGCTGTCGGCAATCACCCGGGTCTCGCGGATGCCGTCGTTGTTGGTATCGCGGAACCGGTCCACGATGACGCCCCAGCCGCCGGTGATTGGGCCCGGTTCGTTGCGGGTGAACGTCTCTACGTGGCTGAACAGGCCTTGCGCAAACACGCCGATGGTATCGTTGATCTCGTAATTGCCGCGGGCGAACACGTTGTAACGCGTCAACGGCAGGATCAGGTAAAAATCGGTGTTGTTCTGCGAGATCGTGCCGTTCGAAGCGCGCAGGTACGGCAGGCCATCGTCGGGCAGGTTGAAGCGGTTGTTGCCGAAACCGCCGAAGTTGGAGGTGAAGGCCGTGCCGTCGGGTTGGAAGAACACGGTCTGCCCCGGGCGGCTGCCCGCGGCGCCCGCACCAAACACGGTGGCATAGTTGGGCAGGTTGGTACCACCGAAGTTCACGCCCGGCGTATCGAGGAAGAACTGCGTGCCGGTGATGGTCGGGTCCTGCCAGAGGTCGGTGTACCAGTCGCGGTCGCGCTGGAAGTTCGCCTCACGCGTGTTGATCGACATGGCCAGCGACACGTTGCCGCGCCCGTCGGCGAAGTCCGAACCCATTATGCCGGAAAGCTGGTATTCGAAGTTGTCGCCTTCCTGCGTGATGCCGAGCTGGGCATCGAGTTCCAGCCCTTCGAAATCCTTCTTCAGGATAAAGTTCGTGACACCGGCCACGGCGTCCGCACCGTAAGTGGCCGAGGCACCGCCCGAGATGATTTCGACCCGCTCGATCGCGGCGGCGGGGATGGTGGAGATGTCGACCACGCCAGAGGCGTTGCCGGGCGTGCCGCGGCGGCCGTCAAGCAGCACCAAGTTGCGGTTGGCGCCGACACCGCGCAGTGAGACGGTGGCCGCGCCGGGCGTGTTGGTCGCCGTTGGCTGGATGTCGCCGCCGGCGGTTGGCGTCTGCGCCGGCACGAACTGCGGCAGGCGGTTGAGGTTCTGTTCGATGGCGGAGGTGGAGGACTGCTCCAGCAGCGCCTCGTCCACGGTTACCATCGGGCTGTTGGAACTGAAATCGCCGGCGATGCGCGATCCGGTCACGACGATGCGGCTGTCCTGTTCGTCATCTAGGATGTCGGCGCCGACTTCGGCGTCCTGGTCCGGTGTATCCTGCGCCATGGCCGGCATGGCAAAGGCGAGGGTGCCGGCGCCGCCGGCGAGAAGCAGGGCCTTGAAGACCTGCTGATTGTTAAAATTCCTCACGATGTGCTCCCTTCACATTGACCGTCCGGCCGGGTCGCGGCCGTCCGAGGTTTCATCCCCTACCGGGCGACGCGTGGCGAACGGCGGGCAATCTCTCTGGTTGCCGCCGCGCGAAGTGCGCAGTTCCGGGTTGATAGCTGAATCGATCGAGGGTCAGGCAAGCGCGGCCCGGCTGCAAGAGCCGATGAGCCATCGCGCTGAATCGCGCTACAAGCATGCTGTCCTCCCCAGGCGGCAACAGGAATCATTCTGTCGTCCGCTCCCTCATCGACATATGGCGCAAGATTGATAGTGTCTAGAGTTGCCCGCACGCACTTTGTGAAAAGGGTCTGCGAGGGGCGGCGCATGACCTGCTGCCAAGCTGAAAAACGTGTCATTTACCATTGGCCTCGCGGTTTGTTTTGGCGTGGTAAATGGCGCAAATCAGCCAATGCGCGAGTGTTGGCCTTATCGTCTCGATCGTTAGTGTTGCACGGCTGCATCGGTTACCGGATTCGTTGCGGCGCGGCTCGTTGACCCTGTCCGGTTTTGCTTTTTCGGCGATCTGACGCTTGCCGGATGTACAAAACGGAAGGCGACAGGCGGCCAAAATGCGACCTGTTCAATTGCCGCCATGTTGATTAGGGCAGGCAGCAATGAAACCCGCACGCGATCGCGGGGGGCGGAGGATTGCAATGACGAGCAGGCCGACCAGCGGAAACGGTGCGGATTGGCGCGCCATCCTGCAGGCCCATGCCCGACAGACGTATCTTGCTGGTGGCGCGCGCCCGGACGCGATGGAAACCGATGTCGCTCTCGGCCGACTGGCCCACCTGCTCGGTCCGATGGCGGAAGAGGCGCTGCGCATCGTCGAGAGCTTCGCGGTCGGCGCACTGGCAAGCGATGTCGCCGCCGGCCTGCCATCGAACGAAGTCCCGCCCGTTTTCGATACCCGCCTGGCGATCATCCTGAACGGCCTGGCTCCGGAAGCGGAACAGCACCGGCAGGGTGAGGCGCCGCCCCCCCACGTCATCCAGCACGACCTGTGGCAACTGCTCTACAAAGTGCGGGAAAGCGCCGAGCTTTCGTACGCGCGCGAGATCGACCTCGTCGAACTCGACCGGCGCGTGTTGTTCCTGCTGCGCAACGGCGGACCGGTGGTGCCGGCGGATATTTCCAGCGCGGTAGGTGTCGACAAGGCGCAGGTCAGCCGCTCGGTCAAGCGACTGCTCGATTTCAAGATGGTGGAGCGCGACCAGATCCGCTCCCCCGTCGCCCTGACCCGCAAGGGCGTGGCGCTTGCCGACCGGCTGCTGCGGCTCGCCGAACTGCGCAATCGCGAACTTACCTTTGACATCAGCGACGACGAACTCTCGCGGTTCTACGCCGTGATCGAACAACTGCTGCAACGCGCCGTCATGCTGTACGAGCAGGAGCGCGCGCGGGGCAGCAAGGACGTCCGTTCGCTGAACCCCTTTGCCCCCGATCCGGACTACGTTCCGGGCGAAGGTAACGCCGTGAAGATCGAGCGATCGCGCATCCTGTCTCCCCTGATGACGCTGTCGGCCTATTTCAGCCGCAGCGGAGCCCTGACGTTCAAGCGCCTGACGGGGCTGTCGAACTTCGAAAGCTGGGTGCTCAACGAGATCGCTCTGGATGCGCCGATCGAGTGGAACACGCTGGTGGCGCGGCTCGACCGCGATCACAGCCAGGCCGGGCGCACGGTGCGCAGCCTGGTCGAACGCGGGCTGATCTCGCGCGATGGCAAGCCGGGCCGCCGGCATGGGCGTTTCAGTCCGACAGAGGAAGGCCGGCGATTGTTCGAGATCATCCAAGAGGCGAGCCGCCAGCGCAGCGCCTTCCTGATGGCACCGCTGTCCGTGCGCGAACGCGAGCAGTTTCTCGCCACGTTCGACAAGGTGCGGCGCAACGCCGTGGTCCAGCTGGAGCGCGAGCGCACTTTCGACGAACTTGGCTAGGTAGTGACAGACCCGGAATGGGGGCGGGCAGGAGTGATGCACCCCTGATCGCCGCCTACTGGACGCGTTCCACCCGGACGGAGCGCTGACTGTCGAAAGTGAGCAGGAAGCTGCCGAGCGAGGCGCGATCGATGTCCACCGTATCGCCGGGTCGCGGCGGGCGGTAGGCGAAAGGCACGCTTTCGGTGAACAGCCACTGCGCGCCGTTCTCCAACGCGATCAGGTAGACCCCCCGCTGGCGCTCCGTCACCGAGGTGACGCGGGCACGAATTTCATCGACCTGCCCGGGAGCCGATTCGAACCGTTGCGGTGTACGAATATCTTCGGCGCCGAAGCCGCCAGCGCGGCCGTTGTCCAGCGGACCGCCGCGACCACCATCGGGTGTCGGCATCGCCCCGGGCACGGAAATCCTCGCATCACCACCCGCGGCGCGGATGTTGTTGTCATAACAGGCCAGTCGCGCGGTAGGATCGTCGATCTGCGCACAGTTCCTGAGGATGTTGAGCACGATCTCGTCGCTCACCTGTGCGGCAGCGGGGCTGGTGACAGCGGCAAGCGGTAGGGCAAGCAGAATTAAGGCAGAAGCGCGAACCATCAAGGACTCCTCTCGTCGCGCGACAGATGACGCGAAGGGGGGCGCCGCGCAAGGGGCTTCACGTTGACTGCGTCCGGTTGCGTCAGGCCTCGACGTTCAGCGTCCCGCGCTTGATCTGATCGCGCTCCATGCTTTCGAACAGGGCCTTGAAGTTGCCTTCGCCAAAGCCCTCGTCCCCCTTGCGCTGGATGAATTCGAAGAACACCGGTCCGACCTGCGCCTCGGCAAAAATCTGCAACAGCAGGCGGGGCTGACCGCCTTCAGTCGTGCCGTCGAGCAGGATGCCGCGTGCCTTCAGTTCGTCGGCGGGCTCACCGTGTCCGGGCAGGCGTTCGGGCAGCATTTCGTAGTAGGTTTCGGGCGGCGCCGTCATGAACGGGACGCCGAATTCCTTGAGCCGATCCCAGGCCACCAGCAGATCGTCACAAATCAATGCGATGTGCTGGATGCCTTCGCCGTTGAATTCCTTCAGGAACTCCTCGATCTGGCCCTTCCCGCCTTCGCCTTCCTCGTTGAGGGGGATGCGGATCTTGCCATCGGGCGCGGTCAGCGCCTTGCTGGTGAGACCTGTATATTCGCCCTTGATGTCGAAAAAGCGGATTTCACGGAAATTGAACAGGCGCTCGTAGTAATCCGCCCAGAAGGCCATGCGCCCGTTGTAGACGTTGTGGGTCAGGTGATCGATCCGGTCGAACCCGGCACCTTCGGGCCACGGATCGACGCCGTCCAGGTATTCGAAATCGATATCGTAGATCGACAGGCCCTTGCCTTCGTCGTCGGCATAACGGTCGATCAGATAGACGATCGCGC
This is a stretch of genomic DNA from Aurantiacibacter arachoides. It encodes these proteins:
- the hppD gene encoding 4-hydroxyphenylpyruvate dioxygenase, which codes for MTDLFDNPIGLDGFEFVEFCAPEKGLIEPVFKAMGFSHVADHRSKDVQLWRQGQINLIANYEPKSAAWFFAREHGPSACGMGFRVRNAAAAYDELIARGAEPVQVTTGPMELRIPAIRGIGGAIVYLIDRYADDEGKGLSIYDIDFEYLDGVDPWPEGAGFDRIDHLTHNVYNGRMAFWADYYERLFNFREIRFFDIKGEYTGLTSKALTAPDGKIRIPLNEEGEGGKGQIEEFLKEFNGEGIQHIALICDDLLVAWDRLKEFGVPFMTAPPETYYEMLPERLPGHGEPADELKARGILLDGTTEGGQPRLLLQIFAEAQVGPVFFEFIQRKGDEGFGEGNFKALFESMERDQIKRGTLNVEA
- a CDS encoding MarR family winged helix-turn-helix transcriptional regulator; its protein translation is MTSRPTSGNGADWRAILQAHARQTYLAGGARPDAMETDVALGRLAHLLGPMAEEALRIVESFAVGALASDVAAGLPSNEVPPVFDTRLAIILNGLAPEAEQHRQGEAPPPHVIQHDLWQLLYKVRESAELSYAREIDLVELDRRVLFLLRNGGPVVPADISSAVGVDKAQVSRSVKRLLDFKMVERDQIRSPVALTRKGVALADRLLRLAELRNRELTFDISDDELSRFYAVIEQLLQRAVMLYEQERARGSKDVRSLNPFAPDPDYVPGEGNAVKIERSRILSPLMTLSAYFSRSGALTFKRLTGLSNFESWVLNEIALDAPIEWNTLVARLDRDHSQAGRTVRSLVERGLISRDGKPGRRHGRFSPTEEGRRLFEIIQEASRQRSAFLMAPLSVREREQFLATFDKVRRNAVVQLERERTFDELG